Proteins found in one Oncorhynchus mykiss isolate Arlee chromosome 17, USDA_OmykA_1.1, whole genome shotgun sequence genomic segment:
- the LOC110494248 gene encoding tubulin monoglycylase TTLL3 isoform X4, with the protein MQHMPQGRVRCSPFNLPEINPDRLKTAKALVEKAVQLRRVFSVQGPYPVIRAALQARGWVERRLPHPAPKPAGHCHGEEDGEDGDDSNDDNDRGVEGARGHDPDDMYDLMSRLVRNETTYFYWTTRRDEIDCRSLRKDQMTNHYAKSGTFTTKVGLCVNLRNLQWFDATNPDTFFPRCYRLGADDEKHAFIEDFRRTACTSLLQHIVEMSDGEGREQVEEEKVEENLSQSEGPRKRRATRLVSPRMIDRALHVCQEFLNSLDHSDIDVTMETPPSLTEQQWVKFMHDYYLVVHEGVGIEGSGVYVERCQAMLNRLQVCPQLETDGLHNIWIIKPGAKSRGRGIMCMNRLEDILRLVDSDPSLIKDSKWVVQKYLERPLLVYATKFDLRQWFLVTDWNPLTVWFYRECYLRFSTQPYSTQTLASSVHLCNNSIQKHFQPSQWRHPEVPKDNMWSCSQFRAFLHAQGQGASWGALVVPGMQRAVVHALQTAQDLVEGRRGSFELYGADFMLGRDLRPWLLEINASPTMAPSTAVTARLCPAVQLDTLKVVLDRRADPGAYTGGFQLIYKQATVEVPQYMGVNLLVEGAPLRRPRLPPHRIRVILDPPLTTHIHTRTNQSASETVDKSSSHRPSPCHRPSGKENQSRLRGNRFHKRDEEGGALGRQHTSPTLRLSQRMATERPLALHSEHQKGAHCLGMSLSRNWPLRLVPRNLSHSLSTPCGILGVDTHPFHPNPHPRPAPGPCTARPFLPQSSLGPPRKAPTRSLPTLYGPIPALEVFGLRPSSLTEPLSGPNSGLRPWPPHTPVPPPLPQAGYGHL; encoded by the exons AGGGGAGGGTGCGTTGCAGTCCGTTTAACCTGCCAGAGATAAACCCAGACAGGCTGAAGACTGCCAAGGCTCTGGTGGAGAAGGCTGTCCAG ctacggAGGGTTTTCTCTGTACAGGGCCCCTATCCTGTGATCCGTGCTGCCTTGCAGGCCAGAGGTTGGGTGGAGCGTCGACTGCCACACCCCGCCCCAAAACCAGCAGGCCATTGTCATGGTGAAGAGGATGGTGAGGATGGGGATGACAGTAATGATGACAACG acagaggggtggagggggcgAGGGGGCACGACCCTGATGACATGTATGACCTCATG TCTCGTCTGGTGCGAAATGAAACAACATACTTCTACTGGACGACACGGAGGGATGAGATTGACTGCCGCTCGTTACGGAAGGACCAGATGACCAATCATTATGCAAAGTCGGGCACTTTCACCACCAAG gtGGGTCTGTGTGTGAACTTGAGGAACCTTCAGTGGTTTGATGCTACAAACCCAGACACATTCTTCCCACGATGTTACAGGCTCGGGGCAGATGATGAGAAACATGCCTTCATTG AAGACTTCAGGAGGACTGCATGTACTAGTCTGCTGCAGCACATAGTGGAAATGAGTgatggagagggaagagagcAAGTAGAGGAAGAAAAGGTGGAAGAGAACTTGTCACAATCCGAGG GCCCTAGGAAACGCAGAGCAACTCGATTGGTCAGTCCAAGAATGATTGACAGGGCTTTGCACGTATGCCAGGAGTTTCTCAACAGCTTGGACCACAGTGACattgatgtcaccatggaaacgcCACCCTCCCTCACAGAACAGCAGTGGGTCAAGTTCATGCATGACTACTACCTGGTCGTCCA tgaaggTGTGGGGATCGAGGGTAGTGGTGTGTATGTGGAGCGTTGTCAGGCCATGCTGAATAGACTACAGGTGTGTCCACAGCTGGAGACGGATGGCCTCCACAACATCTGGATCATCAAACCAGGGGCCAAGTCACGGGGCAGgg GTATAATGTGTATGAATCGCCTCGAGGATATCCTGAGGCTGGTGGACAGTGACCCATCCCTAATCAAGGACAGTAAGTGGGTGGTGCAGAAGTACCTGGAGCGCCCCCTGTTGGTCTATGCCACCAAGTTTGACCTGCGCCAGTGGTTCCTGGTCACAGACTGGAACCCCCTGACCGTGTGGTTCTACCGCGAGTGCTACCTGCGCTTCTCCACCCAACCCTACTCCACACAAACCCTGGCTAG CTCGGTCCACCTGTgcaacaactccattcagaagCATTTCCAGCCGTCTCAATGGCGCCACCCGGAGGTGCCCAAGGACAACATGTGGTCGTGCTCCCAGTTCCGGGCCTTCCTGCATGCCCAGGGCCAGGGGGCATCGTGGGGGGCGCTGGTGGTGCCTGGGATGCAGCGGGCAGTGGTCCACGCCCTCCAGACGGCCCAGGACCTGGTGGAGGGGCGCAGGGGCAGCTTTGAGCTCTACGGGGCAGACTTCATGCTGGGTCGGGACCTGAGGCCCTGGCTACTGGAGATCAACGCCAGCCCCACGATGGCCCCCTCCACGGCAGTCACCGCCCGCCTCTGCCCTGCCGTGCAGCTGGATACCCTGAAGGTGGTGCTGGACCGACGGGCAGACCCTGGTGCCTACACAGGGGGCTTTCAGCTCATCTACAAACAG GCTACAGTTGAAGTCCCTCAGTACATGGGAGTTAACCTGCTGGTGGAGGGAGCCCCGCTAAGACGACCCAGACTGCCCCCACATAGAATCCGTGTCATCCTTGACCCCCCTCTcaccacacacattcacacccgCACCAACCAATCAGCCTCAGAAACAGTGGACAAATCCTCTAGTCATAGACCATCTCCATGCCACCGCCCCTCAGGCAAAGAGAACCAATCAAGGTTAAGGGGGAATAGGTTCCACAAAAGAGATGAAGAGGGTGGAGCTCTGGGGCGCCAGCACACCTCCCCTACTCTGAGGTTGTCTCAGAGAATGGCAACAGAGCGCCCTCTGGCACTCCACAGCGAGCACCAGAAGGGGGCTCATTGCCTGGGGATGAGTCTCAGCAGAAATTGGCCTCTCCGCCTGGTTCCCAGGAATCTGTCCCACTCCCTTAGCACCCCCTGTGGCATTTTAGGGGTTGACACCCACCCCTTTCaccctaacccccaccccaggcCTGCCCCAGGACCCTGCACCGCCCGGCCCTTCCTCCCCCAGTCCTCCCTGGGACCCCCACGCAAGGCTCCAACCCGGAGCCTGCCCACCCTCTACGGCCCCATCCCAGCCCTGGAGGTCTTTGGCCTGCGCCCCAGCTCACTGACAGAACCCTTATCTGGGCCCAACTCTGGCCTCCGACCCTGGCCTCCGCATACACCAGTTCCTCCCCCACTTCCACAGGCAGGCTATGGCCACCTATAA